From Streptomyces sp. NBC_00683, one genomic window encodes:
- a CDS encoding ABC transporter permease, translating into MRLLPDSLPGAVTGPGADGARTPETPPAERAASPKGSGDGTSKPRLRLRTGTRRLPAVRPGLALAVLWLLAAVTAALAPELFTSRDPLAVDTPDRLLGPSAEHLLGTDQLGRDLFTRLVHGAGVSLLSALIATLIGLTAGALLGLLAGFLRGSTDMVIMRLVDMLLSIPGLLLSLVLIVALGPGTRNAAIAVGLTSIATCARIMRAEVLKVRESLYVEAAHSGGARWPRVLTRHVLPNTLGPVWALAALEFGTAILAVSALSFLGYGVQPPTPEWGALVSEGRDSLRVAWWLTTFPGLAVAATVVASNRVARALDSDPRAA; encoded by the coding sequence GTGAGATTGCTACCCGACTCCCTGCCGGGCGCGGTGACCGGGCCGGGTGCCGACGGGGCTCGTACCCCCGAGACCCCACCCGCCGAACGTGCCGCGTCGCCGAAGGGCTCCGGCGACGGGACCTCGAAGCCCCGGCTACGGCTCCGCACCGGCACCCGGCGGCTGCCGGCCGTCCGGCCGGGACTGGCGCTGGCGGTGCTCTGGCTCCTCGCCGCAGTCACCGCCGCGCTCGCCCCCGAACTGTTCACCTCGCGGGATCCCCTCGCCGTGGACACCCCGGACCGGCTGCTCGGTCCCTCCGCCGAGCACCTTCTGGGGACCGATCAGCTCGGCCGGGACCTGTTCACGCGACTCGTGCACGGGGCCGGAGTGTCCCTGCTGTCCGCCCTGATCGCCACCCTGATCGGACTGACCGCGGGAGCACTGCTCGGCCTCCTGGCCGGATTCCTCAGAGGAAGCACGGACATGGTGATCATGCGGCTGGTGGACATGCTGCTGTCCATACCCGGTCTGCTGCTGTCCCTGGTGCTGATCGTGGCGCTGGGACCCGGCACCCGGAACGCGGCCATCGCGGTCGGTCTGACGAGCATCGCCACCTGCGCCCGCATCATGCGCGCCGAAGTACTCAAGGTCCGCGAGAGCCTGTACGTGGAAGCGGCGCACTCCGGCGGAGCACGGTGGCCTCGCGTCCTGACACGGCACGTCCTGCCGAACACCCTCGGACCGGTCTGGGCGCTGGCCGCCCTGGAGTTCGGCACCGCGATCCTCGCGGTCTCCGCGCTCAGCTTCCTCGGCTACGGAGTGCAGCCGCCGACACCGGAGTGGGGCGCACTGGTCTCGGAGGGCCGTGACTCACTGCGGGTCGCCTGGTGGCTGACCACCTTCCCCGGCCTGGCCGTCGCCGCGACCGTGGTCGCCTCCAACCGGGTGGCACGCGCCCTCGACAGCGATCCGAGGGCCGCCTGA